The following is a genomic window from Armatimonadota bacterium.
GACAGCGCGGTCTGCGACGACCAGGTCTTGAGATCATCCGACCACCAGACGCGAATCTCCGTGCCGCCCCAGGTGTCCACGCCGTAGACGTACACGCGCTCGCCCTCGACATATGCGCTGCCCAGGTGATACCCGGCGGCGAAGGCGGGCGTCGGCTCGCCGGTCGCGACGTCAACGAACCGGAAGTACGAGTCGCCGGTCGTATTCGGTTTGTAGTTGTCGCGCACGTACTCGAAGCGATAGAGCCGCCCGCGCCACACCAGCGGCGTCGTCTCGACCATATCGCAGTCAATCGTCCCGAGCTTATGGATGACGGGCTTCGCGGGCTGCGTCTCCGCCTGGCTGACCGCCGCCGCCACCGCCAACATGCCGATCACTCCGAACATCCTCGTTCCTTTCGCCTCGCGATGATCCGGTCGGGCAGCCGTCCCCGGCTGCCGAACCATGGGGATAGAGAGCACAACTCCATGGACTGAGTTTCGACGATTTCGCCCGCGCGCCCTACTGCAGCTCCGGGGCGCCTTCGGCAGGTAAAGGCTGCCTCCCCGACGAACCGGATTACCCCGTAGGGCGGGATCCGCCGCCGCGTGGCCTGGCTCCCTGCCCGAGGAGAACGCCGACTCGTGCCCCAGACCATTTTCATTGGAGTTGCGTGGCCCTATGCCAATGGCCCGCTGCATCTCGGCCACGTCGCCGGCTGCTATCTGCCCGCCGATATCTTCGCCCGCTTCCACCGCGCGCGCGGCAACCGCGTGCTCATGGTCTCGGGCAGCGACCAGCACGGCACCCCCGTCACCGTCCGCGCCGACCAGGAAGGCGTGACCCCCGCCGAGATCGCCGAGCGCTTTCACCAGAGCTTCCTCGAATCGTGGCGGCAGCTCGGGATTTCCTTCGACCTCTACACCGGCACCGAAACCGACAACCACACCCGCGTCGCCCAAGATATCTTCCTGCGCCTGCTCGAGCGCGGGCATCTCCTGCGCCAGCACATGGACGCGTTCTTCTGTCAGGGCTGCCGGCGCTTTCTCCCCGACCGCTACGTCCAGGGCGTCTGCCAGCACTGCAGCGCGGAAACCCTGCGCGGCGACCAGTGCGAGGCCTGCGGCACCCCTCTCGACACTGCGGATCTGGCGGATCCCCGCTGTCGCCTGTGCAGCGGCGAGGCCGAGACCCGCAGCACCGAGCACTTCTTCCTCGACCTGTCCCAGTTCGAGCAGCCGCTGCGCGAGTGGGTCGGCAAGCAGGAGCACTGGCGCCCGAACGTCNNNNNNNNNNNNNNNNNNNNNNNNNNNNNNNNNNNNNNNNNNNNNNNNNNNNNNNNNNNNNNNNNNNNNNNNNNNNNNNNNNNNNNNNNNNNNNNNNNNNCGAAGAGCTGGCCGATGAATGATCTGCCGATGTTACCCGCGCCGAATTGAACGAGCTTCATGGGCGATGCCTTCGGGCGTCGCTATGTGATTCCTCACGACACGTCGGCCGCTCGGAATGACGCAGGCATAGGGCTGAGGCTCAGAACGTGATGTCGAGGCCGCCCGCGGGGACGAACCGTCGCAGGTGCCGCGCCGATTCCGCTAGCTCGTCGAGCAGCTTCTCCTCCGTCTTCGTCGAACCGGGAATGATCTCCCCGATCAGATATGTGTGTTCCACCGGCGCCAGCACATCCGCGACAGCGCTCGATGCGGCCTCCTTGTGCGACCGCTCGATCGCCGCGAGCACCTTCTCGATCCGCACGTGACCGCGCTCGTTGTACTCCGGCGTGAACGGCCAGTGGTGACTCGCCTCGCGCGTGGTCTGCTGCAGGTGGATGATTTCCGCGAATGCGCCGAAGCGCTCGACCCACGCGACGTAATCGGTGTCCGGGCCGCTCAGGCCGTAGTGCTCGCCCGCCTGATGACCGACGTCAATCGTCAGATACACCGGCGCGCCGGGGCGGTCGCGGTTGACCTCGACCAGGAACTCCCGCGCCTGGTCGAGCGTCCACGGGATCTCGCTCGGGATGTACATCTGCTCGTTGTAGATCGCGGCAATGCCCTTCTTGGCGGCGGCGGCTGAGAGTTCGCGGAAGGTCTGATAGTTGTTGCGGAACGCCCACTCCGTCCGCGCCGGATCGCTTAAGGTTTCGATCGAGAAGGCATCCCAGTGGCCGCCGATGCGGTCCGTGCCCATGGCGAGCGCGAGGTCCATGCAGTCGAGTATCCATTGCTTCATGCGTTCGCGGACGGCGGCGTTGTTGTGCGACAGCCCGTGGAAGCGGTGCGTCGCGACGCCGGTGTAGATGTCGGTGATGGTGACGCCGTGGCGCGCGGCGGCGTCCCCGATCTCGCGCGCGGCGGTGAGTTGATACTCGCGGTCGCCGCTGAAGAACGGATCGAGGACGTCGCCGCAGAACTCGTGGTACGCGAAGCCGACCTCGCGCGTGAGGCGCATGAAGTTGTCGGGCTCTTCCCAGCGGCGGGTGAGGAACGCGCCGTTGATGCCGATGTCGAGGTGTACTTTGCGCGCCATCTTAGCGCATCTCCTGTCCGCCGGTGACGTTGATCGCCTGGCCTGTCATGTAGGACGCTTCATCGCCGGCGAGGAACACGACGACATTGCACACGTCGTCGTACGTGCAGCCGCGCCCCAGCGGCACCTGTTCTTCGTACTTGCGCCGCACTTCCTCCTTGGACATCCCCCAGCGTTCCGCGTACTGCTCGTACAAGCTGTCCACCCACAGCGGCGAATCGAGCAAGTTCCCGGGACAGACCGAGTTGACGCGGATGCCCTCGGGCGCGAGTTCAAGCGCCAGGCTCTGAGTCAGCCCGATGCCGCCGAATTTGCTCGCCGCATAGGCCGAGTTCTTGAAGCTGCCCTTCTTGCCCGACTTCGAGTTAATCTGGATGATGACGCCGCTGCGCTGCTGCCGCATGACCTTCGCCGCCTCGCGCGCGCACAGGAAGTATCCGACGAGGTTGACCTCCATGACTTTGCGCCAGTCCGCGGCCGCGAACTCGGCGACGTCCCCGGCGATGAGGATGCCCGCGTTGCTCACCAGGATGTCGAGCCGGCCGAAGTCGTCCACTGCCGCCTTGACCGCCGCGGCGACTTCGTCCTCATTGGTGACGTCGCAGCGCGCCTCGAGCGCCCGCGTGCCGTGCTCGCGCTCGATATCCCCGGCAATCTTGCGCGCGCCATCCCAATTGATGTCCGCGACGACGACGCGCGCGCCCTCGGCGGCGAGCCGATGTGCGATGGCCGTCCCGAGCCCCTGCGCGGCCCCGGTGACCATGGCGACGCGATCGCGCAGGCGTTGACATGTCACCGTCGGTTGGGTGTGAGCGCATTCCTCGTTCACCGAGCACCTCCCTCCGCGCGGCGCGGCAGCTTGAGGCGCAGCAGTTCGGTCTCCGCCTCCCGCGTCCACGTCTCCCCTGGGCCGAGCTTGGCGTACACCTCGGGCAGCCTGTCGCGCAGGTCGCCGAGCGGGGTCAGCGGCACGCCCTGGATGTGCGGGAAGATGACGACTTTGCCGGGGAATCCCCCCGCCTTGACCGCCTGCAGCCCGTCGCGCACGGAGCGCATGTCGCCGATCGCCGCGACCGACGAGTTGGGCGACAGCTTGCCGGCCTCCGTCGCGCGCAGCGTGTACTCGAGGTCGGCGATACGCGAGCCGCTGCTGCCCACCCAGCGGACCTTGCGCAGGCACACCTCCGATAGGTCAAGCGTTGCCGTGGTTCCTCTGGCGAGGCCCGCGAAGATATTGAGCGAGCCCCCGGCCGCGAGGTGCGCCGCCGCCTGCTCGATGAGCGCGGGCACAGGCGCGAGCACGATGATGTCGGAGAAGCGGTCCGGCGCCGCCCGTCGCAGCTCGCCGTCGAAATCCGCCGCCGGCAGGTTGTTCGGATTGAGCACGATCAGGCGCTTCCCGTGCTCAGCAGCGGACACGCCGACCTTGGCCTCGAGCGCGGACAGGCGCTCGTCGTCAACATCCGTCGCCACGATCACCTGGGGACCTGCAGCGCGCTCCACCGCTCGCTGCACGTGCATCTGCCCCATCGGGCCGCCGGCGCCGATGAACCACGCCGGCCCATCGCCAAGCTCGCTGTCGCGGACGCCGTACGATTCCGCGATGTCCGGGCCTGCGCCGCCCACATAGTCCGTGTCGTCATAATGAATGCGGCCGACGTCAATCCGCAGCGGGCGGGGGAGGGGTTGGCGCGAGACGACATTCATGACGCCGCCGATGGCGAGCAATCCTGCCGCTGCCTCGATCAGCTCCGGGTCGCTCGATCCGAGCACGATTATATCGTCGAAGCCGTCGGCCGCGTGCTGCTCTCTCAGCGCCGCGACTGCGTCGGCATTCGCCGCATCCGCTTCAATCAAGTCGGATTCGAGTTCCTTCGTACGATCGCGCAGCCAGGCCATGAACGCGCCGCCGACGTTGGCGACGACAACCGTGGCCGGCGCAGATTGCGAGTCCATCCCCCGCGACAGAGCGTATTCGCCGCAGGTCGCGTCAGACAACGCCAGGAAGAGCGTCGTGCCGGCGGGCTTCAGGCCCCCGCGCGGCTTGATACGGTAAGATGCCTCGACGCACGCCCACGGCTCGGTCAGCGCGGCCTCCGCGTAGCCGATATGCGTCCTAACCGGGATGAGGTAGCAGCCCTCGTCGCCGTCAATGATGCGCTCGCCGATCACGCTATACTGAGTCATGCCGCCGGGCAAGGCGTAACCGTACGCGCGCGCCTCGCCGCGGAAGATTGCGTCGGCTTGAACGATGTACCTGTCGCCGACGCGGAACCGGTCGCGCACCTCCGAGCCCGCCGCCGCGATGGTCAGGCTGACCTCGTGTCCTGGGATCACCGGATCGGCGGATAGATCGCGGCCGTACACGCGCGGATGCTCGGCGCCCAACCCGATCAGCTTGGTGTCGCTGAAGCACAGGCCGAGGGCATCAACCCGCGCTAGCACCTCGCGCGGGCCGGGCTGCGCGAGCGGCAACTCCTCCGGCTCGCCGTTGCGGCCGAAGGCATCCATCCCCGCGCCGTGCAGCCGCCACGCGAGGGTCGTGGGCGGTACACTCCCGGCCTGTGTGGCAGGTCCGGCTGCGGGATCGCTCATCACTTGTCACCCGTCAGGCCGCGGCGCCGATAGTGCTCATCGGGGCGGGTGTAGATACGCGCCACATTCTCGCGGCTCAGGAAACGCGGGCCGCCGAAGGCCGTCGCGCCGATGATGATACGCGCCGTCTTGACCCACGTCGCGGTGATCGCTTCGACCTGGGTGGCCGTTGCGCCGAGCGCAATCAGCCCGTGGTTCTGCAGCAGGATGGACTGCGGCCGGCAGCCGTACTCCTCGATATACCGCTGCGTGTGCTCGCGGACAGCGCGAGCCAGCGGCACTCCGGGATCAACATAGTCAACGAATACCGGCGCGACCCCGCACACGACGATTTCATCGGGATAGATGCGCCCGCCTATCGCCTCCTTGCCTTCCTTCGAACAGAGAACGGCGTTGACCGCGGTGGGATGAGTGTGCCCGATGAAGTTCACCCCCTCGAGGCCGAGCAGATAGGCGTGGAGCAGCGTTTCGACCGAAGGTCGGCGGGGCAAGGCGGCGTCAACCATCGCCTCGCGCAGGCCCTGTGCGACCTGGGCGTCGGTGAGGTCGCCTGCGTCCAACATTTCGATCACCTTGCCGCGCCGCACTCCCACGAAGCCGTCTTCCGCGATACCGCACAGGCTCACGCCGCTCGCCTTCACATACATCCGATCGTCGTCCACCCGCGCCGACGTGTTCCCCTCACCGAGGATCACGTAATCGCACTCCGGATCGCCGAGCGCGCGCGACATCGCCACCAGTTGATGCACGATGGACTGCTCGTCGTTGCTGACTGCCATCGCTCCTCCCACGCGGAATGACACAAGCCTCGCCACGCCGCTCCCTGGCCCCGGCCTGCGGGACGGGCGGCCCGGATTCCCGCCTAGTCCACCCCAGCCGCGAACCGTCGAATCACCACCTCATCGACCGCGACCTGCGGCGAGAGGCCCGCGATGAATAACGCCAGGCGCGCGATTTCCGCGGGTTCCATCCATTCCGAGGCATCGAGATCGGGCCGTGCCTGCGCCACCAATCGCGTGTTGACGCCGCCCGGACAAATCGCGGTCACGCGAATGTTGTGCTCCTGCAATTCCCACGCCAGCACCCTGGTCAGGCCCACGACGCCGAACTTCGATGCGACATACGCGCCCTGATTGTAGTATGGCCTCTTGCCCGCGTTGGATGCGATGTTGATGATCGTCCCGCACTTTCGCTCGACCATCGCCGGGGCGAAAGCCTTGCAGCACAGGAAAACGCCGCGCAGGTTCACGGCGATGATGCGATCCCAGTCCTCGGTCTCGGTCTCGATCACCGGCGCTAGCTTCAGCGCGCCGGCGTTGTTGACGAGTATGTCCACCGGGCCGAGGTCGGCAGTCACGCGTTCGGCCAACCGCCCCACCTGCGCCTCGTCGGACACATCGCACGTCAGCGGAAGAGTCCTACGCCCAAGCGCGCGCACTTCCGCCGCGACCGCCTCGACTTCGCCGGCCGTGCGCGCGCACACCGCGACGTCGGCCCCGCGCTCGGCGAAGGCGAGCGCAATCGCTCTTCCGATCCCGCGTCCGCCCCCGGTAATCAGGGCGATCCTGCCCGCGAAGCTGCTCTCCATGTCCGACGCGCTCATCTCGGTTTCCCGGCTCATACCGCCGACGGCCTGCCGCAAGCACAGCGATACCACAACCGCTCAACGTCTCACGACCCCACGGCCGCCAGAACCGCCCTAGCGATCTTCTCCGCGGTGGGCAGGTTCTCGGTCTCCAGGGTCTGCGCCATTGGCGGCGGCACGTCGCAGGCGGCGACGATGCTCATCGGCGCCTTTAGCGCATCCCATGCGTTGGCCTGCACCATGTACGCGACGTGCTGCGGATAGGAACCGGTCAGCGGCGCCTGGGTCACCAGCACCAGGTGCCCGGTCTTGCGCACCGACGCCAGCACCGTCTCCAGGTCGAGCGGGATGAGCGTCCGCAGGTCTATGACCTCAACCTGGACGTCGTCCTCGGCCGCCATGTCCGCCGCTTCGAGCGCGAGTCCCACGTTGCGCGAGTACGTCGCGACCGTGACGTCCTCGCCCGGGCGCACGACCGCCGCCTTGCCCAGCGGCACCGTGTATTCCTCCTCCGGCACCGCGCCCTTCTCGGTGTAGAGGAGTTGATGCTCGATGAACATCACCGGGTTATCGTCGCGGATGGCGCTCTTGAGCAGGCCCTTCGCGTCGTACGCGCTCCACGGCGCCACGACTTTCAGGCCCGGGAACATCGTGACCACGGCTTCGAGACTCTGCGAGTGCTGGCCCGCGTAACCCTTGCCGCCGCCGACCGTGGTGCGCACGACCATCGGCACCTTCGCCTTGCCGCCGAACATGTAGCGGACTTTCGCCGCCTGGTTGCCCACCTGGTCCATCGCGAGCAGGATGAAGTCTATGTACATAATCTCGGCGACCGGCCGCAACCCCGTCATCGCCGCGCCGGCGGCCGTGCCCACAATCGCCGCCTCGGATATCGCGGTGTCGAAAACACGCTCGCGACCGAATACCTCGATCAGCCCGCGCGTCACCTGGAATGCCCCGCCGTAATCCGCGACGTCCTCGCCGTAGAGCACGACGCGCCGGTCACGCATCATCTCCTCGGTCAGCGCCTCGGCGATAGCGTGGCGGTAGAGGATCTGCCCTTCGCTGTCGCGCTTCACCTTTGCAGGCTTCTTGTAGGTCTTCGTAGTCGCGAGGTCGGGGCTGATGTCGTCGGAGGTCGTGTCGGTGAGCAGCCCCTCGTGGATGGTGCAGGCCTCGGGATCCTCGGACTCGCCTGCGGTAACGGTCACCTCGCGAATGGCATCGCGCGCGCGCTCCCGGACGGCGTCGAGTTCGGCTTCGTCAGCCACTTCAGCCTCAAGAAGCTGCCGGCGCAGGCGGTCGATCGGATCTTCGGCTCGCCACGCTTCCTCTTCCTTCTTGGTGCGGTACGTGGTGCGCATGTCGCTCAGCGAATGGCCCATGTATCGATACGTGAGGCATTCCAGAAGCACTGGCCCCTCGGCGCGGCGGCACAGCTCCGCCGCCCTGGTCACGGCGTCGCGCACCGCCAGCGCGTCCATGCCGTTGACCACCTCGGCGTGCATCGCCGCGTCGTTGTAGCCTGCGCCGCGCCGCGCGAGATGGTCGATCCCGGTCACCTCCCACACCTGCTGGCCCGTCATGCCGTACTGGTTGTTCTCGATGAGGAAGATGACTGGCAGGCCGTTGCTGAACTGCTTCATGCAGGCGAAGTTGTAGGCCTCGTGGCAGATGCCGTTGTTGGCCGCGCCGTCGCCGGTGATGCACAACGTGACCCTGCCGTTGCCCAAGAGGTGGCTCGACAGCGCCGCCCCGACGGCGATGCCGTACGACCCGCCGACGATCGCGTTGGCGCCGAGGTGAGCGACGTTGAAGTCCGCGATGTGCATGCCGCCGCCCCGGCCGCGGCAGTAGCCGCGCTCCTTGCCCAGCAGCTCGGACATCGTCTGCAGCAGATGGAATCGCTGCGCCTCGTGCTGAGCGTTCTCCGGGGGCGCGCAGACGCCCAGGAAGTGACACAACTCGTCGGGCGTCATCGCGTCTATCGCATAGGCGCCCTTGGCGATGGAGTGGCCATGGCCGCGGTGAGTGCTCGTGATGTAATCATCCGGTCGCAACGCCGACATGGCGCCCACCGCGACTCCCTCCTGGCCCAGAGAGAGATGCGTCGCGCCGACGAACCTGAAGCCTTCGAGCGGGGCGAACCGCGCGTTCTTGAGGTCAACGATCATCTCCTCGAACGCGCGGATGGTTTCCATGCGTTCGAGCATGAGCAGGACTTGCTCCCGCGTCAGGCCGGCCGCCATCTCGTCGGCGAGCGTGCGATCATGGGCGAACTCGCGAATGGCGCCGAGCTCAATCGTCCCTGGGGTAAAGTCCGGCAGTACGTCAACTTCCTTGACCATCTACATCCTCCGGGATCAATCGCCGCGTGGTGCGGCGCGATGTGTCGTTGCCCGACACGGAGGGATCGCGTGTCGCGATCCGCAGTCCGCCCAGGGAATTGTGTTCAACGCAGCGGAACGGCACTCCTGCCTCGTACCGCCCTCGCGGCCCGCCAGGCCGTTACGGGAGACCGCTGCGGCGACCATCGGACGGACGCGCCGGGGTCTCCCGTGCTGCCGGTGCCTCAAACTGGGCGCCTGAGCGAGGCCGGCCTACGCGCCGTTGTTCGCCTTCTCTGCGAGTTCCACCAGCTTGCTCTGCGTCAACTCGCCGAACTTCGGGCCGAAGAGCGAAATCGTTCGCTCGTATCCGCCCTTCTCCTTGCCGGGCCCGAAGTCGTAGTTGTACTCCGCCTCGGTCAGGATGTAGCCAAGCTGATCGTTCGCCAGCCCGACGAAGAAGGGCGTCTTCCCCGACTTGCGCAGTTCGTCCTTGACCCCGCGGCCGATCTCCGAGATGCACTCGCCGGGAACCGCGACGAGCAGAGCGTTATCGAAGGCCATGCTCATGTACGGCCCGGTGGCCTTCGGCATGAGAGGCATGGTGGCAGGCGGCAAGGCAACGTCCTCGTAGGCTGTCGTGACGGTCACGTCGGCGTGCGGCTCGATGGCGCTGCGAATCTCCAAAGCCTTCGCCGCAAGCGCTTCGCCGAGCGCCTTGGCGCGCGCGTACCGGTCGCCAGTCGCCTGGGTCGGGTTGCCTGGAGACTGATCCCCCTGCGCGCCATTGAAGAAGATGGCGGGCACGCCCAACTCCCGCTGGACGCCGTCATAGACCCCGCGCGGGAAGTCCGCGCTGATGAGCACGGGCTCGCCGCCGATCACCGTCGCGTGCGCCGCGAAGTTGACCACGACGGCCAGCGGCTTGCCGGTCGCCGCGTCAACGCGAATCACGCTCATGGTCTCGTCAATCAGCCCGTCGTCGTGGCGGCGGTTGCGGCACGCGTTCTTGATCGTTCCCTCAGCGGCGCCGATGACCGCCGGTTCGAGGCGCGAATCGGCGGTGACGATCGCTTCAACGATTGCGGAAGTCACCGCATCGAGAACGTCCTGACGGAACTTGCCGAAGAACATCTCGAGCGCGGGCACCGGGTAGAGGTGTCCGGGCCCAGAATGGGTGTGTGTCGCTGCCAGCAGGAGATGGTCGGAGGCGATGCCGGTCTTCGCGATCCCCTTGACCGCCGCGGTGCGCATCTCCGGCCCGATGCCAAGGACATCAACCCCGACAATCGCCACCTTGGCATTCCCGTCGTCGAGCACGAGGGCGTGAGCGCCGATTGGATCGTGAATGCTCTCGTACGCAATGCCGGCGCGGTCGCCGTAGCCGCACGTGGCGGCGCCCTCAGGAACGTTGATGTCCACTGCCGCCGCCCCGGCGCGCAGCGGGCCGGCCTGGGCCGCGACCAAGCCGAGCATTCCGATCAGAGCGACGATAATCGCCAACCATATGACGCGTTTCATGTGAAGAGACTCCTTGAACGGCTTTGGCGCGTGTGCGCCTTTGAACTCGGTGTACCAACTTTTCGCCGGACTGACCAGCGGCGAGGTGTAATGGGGAAACGAGTGGGCTCGGCGAGTGAATGCGGCGCTGTGGCAGAGGGCTGGCGAAAACAGATTTCCGCGACGGGTGTGTGCATCCAGTCACGGTAGGGCCACAGTATGTCCACTCGACGGGGCATGCCGTGCCCCTACATCTCAACGTGCACCGTCACCCCGTCCGGCAGGTTCTCGTAGCGCAGAAGCAGAGTCTTGCTGCGCGAATGCCACTCGCGCTCGAAGGGGTGATCGGCCCCCGCGCTGTCAAGGATGCTCACGCTCTTCGGCGGCGCGGGAAGCGCGATGCGTGTGCTCGCCGTCGTCGCCGCGGGCCCTTGGGAATGGAAGGCAACCTCGCCCTGACGACTGCGGACGTCGGTGACCCGCGATGCCGAGGCCAGCACCGTCGGGCCGCCGCCGGGCTCGAACGCGCGCAGCAGCGCTACCTGCCCCGGCGCCAGCGTCTTGCGGGCGCCAACGCGAAGCATCGGGTCGAGCAGATCCACCGTCCACCGACGTATCATGACCCGCTCGCCGGTGCCTTCGTCGAGCGCAGCGGCGATGACATACGGGCCGCGATCGAGCTTGAGGTAGTTCCGCTCCCGCCACTCGCCGAGCCGGGCGGCATCCCACGCGCGGCGCAGGACTTCGAGCAGCCGCTCCGGGCCGTCCGCGGAGCGCGCGAACGAGACGGGATGCTCAAGTGCCATGCCAACCACGCCCTTGCCACAGCGATGCGTGCCCGCCGTCGGGGTCAGCCCAAGGCCGAGCAACTCAAAGAGATGGTGCTCCGGTCGATCATAGCCCATCGGCTCAGTGTTCCACCACTCCGGCACGGCATGGTGCGGGTCGCTGCCGTCGCCGACGTACACAAGTGCCCCGCCCGCCTTCACCCACCTCGCCAGCGCCTGATGGGCTTCCACCGACGGCGGCTTCATCAACTCATAGCTCAGCAGAAGCAGCCGGTACGGGGCAAGATAGCCCTTGCGATGCGCATGTTCCATCTGAACCGGATGCACCGGTATACCGCGTTTGAGCAACGGCAGCGCCAGGCCGTAGAACGAATTCGGGTCGGTGGGCGACGGCTCCCCGCGCTGGAACATCATGGTGTCGGACACCAGTACCCCGACGCCCGGCGTCCCGCAGTCCCACGCGATTTGCTCTTGCTTCATGTCGTTGAGCGCGTTGATAATGGTCAGGACTTCCGTCGCGTAGTCCGCGGGGATGCCTTCTTTCCGTTCGGCCGGACCTTGGCCGCGCTGCTTCACGTCCACCTTCGGGTAGCGGCCCTGGAAGATGCGCCGTGGCCACGGCATGACCTCGAAACGCCAGACATCCGGGAAGAGCAGCGACGCCACCACCGTGCGCTCGTAGTTGGCGCCGTAATCGGCCCAGCTATGCTCCGGGTTGTCCTCTACCGGGTCGGCGAGATACCACATCCGCTTGCCGGTCGCACGGACCAGATTGTGCAGCACGCCGTACTCCAGAAACGCGGTCTCGAACGTGCGCTCGCGCGCGACGCCGCGATACAGATTCGGCGTCCGCGCCGTGCCGGTCCACACCTGACCGATGTAGCCGTCGCACGAGTCGAGGGCGGCCAGGCTCGACTCCGGGCTGACGATGCCCCAATGCGCGTAGTTGAGCATGCTGTGGGTGGGGACGTAGCAGGCGATGTTTTTGCCCCGCTCGCGAGCGTACGACTTCACATGCGAGAAGATCCCATCGAGGCAGCGGCGATAGAGCGCGTACTTGAGCTTGCTCGCCATGTACTGCGCGGCGGGGGATGAGTGCGGGGCTTGCCACGGAGTTCCGTAGTAGGCCTCCCATTCGCGCCGGAAGGACGGACTGTAGCCGCCGGCGACCCAGAACTCCGGCTCCTCCATATGCAGGGCGAGCGCGCCGGCATCCACGACCCGCTCGGTACGCTGCTTGAGCATCTCGGTATAGGGCACCGTCGGCACCATGTAGTACACGTCGCCGCCGTGCGAGATCTTCTCACCGTCGCGGCGGACCTGCGCGTCGTCGAGATGCTCCTGACCGTCGAACTTGCCGTAGAGATAGTCCTGATAGGATCCCCACGCGACGCCTGTCATGACGTGCACGCGATAGCCCCGGTCGCGCCATCCCGCCAGGCGTTCGGGCAGCGAGTCGTCAACGCCGTACACCATCGCGACGTCTGACTTGATGTCTATCCGGGGATTGTACGCGGCGCCGCTTTGAAAGCTCGTGCGCTCGTCAGCAGATGCGAACATGGGAATCTCCCCCGCGACGGCGGCGTCAGTCGTCGTGGCCAGGGCGAGGAACATGAGTACGGCGGCGATCAACTCGTGCCTCCCGCGCGAGCACGGCGATCGTGTCGGCGGGCGGCACACGATCGTAGGGTCACAGCCCGCCCCGGCGGGTGAACATGGTGTGCCCATGGAGGGGCCCCGTCGCCGGCGCGGCGGCACGTCAAGCGTCCAGTCTGGTCTCACGCCCTCGGCTCCAAGGGCCACCGCCCACTGTGCAGGCGTTCCAGCACCTGCTGTCGCAGGGCCTGCACGGGCGGCAAGTCGCGCACGATCTTGCCGGGTTCCGACAGCGGCGCCAGCATATTCCGAGCCTCACCCCCGCATCCGCAGCGCATGTCCGCCACCTTCGCCGCCGGCACGACGCGCCGCTCGCCGCACGCCGTGCACGCCAGCAGAGCCTTGCGCCCCGAGGGCTTGCCGCGTTTGGCGAACGGCTGCCCTTCGACCTCAACGATGTCAAGCGCGAAGTTGATGACGGGCGCGTTGCTGATGCTCGTGCCGACGCCGAAGCCGTCCGCCAGCGGCGCAAGTTCCATTATCTGCCACTCGTCGAGCCCGCCGCTCACGAAGATACCGACTTTGTCGTGTCCGCGCAGATCCAGCTCCCACCGCACCTCGCGCAGGATCGCCGCCATGTCGCCGCGGCGCGAATCCGGCGTGTCCAGCCGCACTGCGCTCAGCCTGTCTCCAAGCGCCTCCGCCGCCGCCAGCGCCTCGAACTTCTCATCGCACAACG
Proteins encoded in this region:
- a CDS encoding dehydrogenase E1 component subunit alpha/beta encodes the protein MVKEVDVLPDFTPGTIELGAIREFAHDRTLADEMAAGLTREQVLLMLERMETIRAFEEMIVDLKNARFAPLEGFRFVGATHLSLGQEGVAVGAMSALRPDDYITSTHRGHGHSIAKGAYAIDAMTPDELCHFLGVCAPPENAQHEAQRFHLLQTMSELLGKERGYCRGRGGGMHIADFNVAHLGANAIVGGSYGIAVGAALSSHLLGNGRVTLCITGDGAANNGICHEAYNFACMKQFSNGLPVIFLIENNQYGMTGQQVWEVTGIDHLARRGAGYNDAAMHAEVVNGMDALAVRDAVTRAAELCRRAEGPVLLECLTYRYMGHSLSDMRTTYRTKKEEEAWRAEDPIDRLRRQLLEAEVADEAELDAVRERARDAIREVTVTAGESEDPEACTIHEGLLTDTTSDDISPDLATTKTYKKPAKVKRDSEGQILYRHAIAEALTEEMMRDRRVVLYGEDVADYGGAFQVTRGLIEVFGRERVFDTAISEAAIVGTAAGAAMTGLRPVAEIMYIDFILLAMDQVGNQAAKVRYMFGGKAKVPMVVRTTVGGGKGYAGQHSQSLEAVVTMFPGLKVVAPWSAYDAKGLLKSAIRDDNPVMFIEHQLLYTEKGAVPEEEYTVPLGKAAVVRPGEDVTVATYSRNVGLALEAADMAAEDDVQVEVIDLRTLIPLDLETVLASVRKTGHLVLVTQAPLTGSYPQHVAYMVQANAWDALKAPMSIVAACDVPPPMAQTLETENLPTAEKIARAVLAAVGS
- a CDS encoding neutral/alkaline non-lysosomal ceramidase N-terminal domain-containing protein — encoded protein: MKRVIWLAIIVALIGMLGLVAAQAGPLRAGAAAVDINVPEGAATCGYGDRAGIAYESIHDPIGAHALVLDDGNAKVAIVGVDVLGIGPEMRTAAVKGIAKTGIASDHLLLAATHTHSGPGHLYPVPALEMFFGKFRQDVLDAVTSAIVEAIVTADSRLEPAVIGAAEGTIKNACRNRRHDDGLIDETMSVIRVDAATGKPLAVVVNFAAHATVIGGEPVLISADFPRGVYDGVQRELGVPAIFFNGAQGDQSPGNPTQATGDRYARAKALGEALAAKALEIRSAIEPHADVTVTTAYEDVALPPATMPLMPKATGPYMSMAFDNALLVAVPGECISEIGRGVKDELRKSGKTPFFVGLANDQLGYILTEAEYNYDFGPGKEKGGYERTISLFGPKFGELTQSKLVELAEKANNGA